One window from the genome of Deinococcus cellulosilyticus NBRC 106333 = KACC 11606 encodes:
- a CDS encoding HAD family hydrolase — protein MIPKVVFFDLDDTLLDHTGTSQKALQHVFGEQLAENRTSLEVLERMNSDLYDTLMVDVLAKKYDIHHARAERFRRMFEACGDSCTLERGHAAFGLYRSRFDAERTLIPGALEVLQALGQVTEVGIITNQPHKFDRDVELLQNLPRHWFVSGEVGLRKPDPALFKLAVHTVGCTPSEAVMVGDLWDKDVEGARNAGLRPVWINRFQLEAPDADIPQLSSYEPVELALRIILKA, from the coding sequence ATGATTCCAAAAGTGGTTTTTTTTGATCTGGATGACACCCTGCTGGACCACACCGGGACCTCCCAGAAGGCATTGCAACATGTTTTTGGGGAGCAGCTTGCGGAAAACCGCACCTCGCTGGAGGTGCTGGAACGCATGAACAGTGACCTGTATGACACCCTGATGGTGGATGTGCTGGCAAAAAAATACGACATCCACCACGCCAGAGCAGAGCGTTTCAGGCGCATGTTTGAAGCCTGTGGGGACAGTTGCACCCTGGAAAGAGGACACGCTGCATTCGGACTGTACCGCAGCAGGTTTGATGCAGAGCGCACCCTGATCCCGGGAGCCCTGGAGGTGTTGCAGGCTTTAGGGCAGGTGACGGAAGTGGGCATCATCACCAACCAACCCCACAAATTTGATCGGGATGTGGAACTGTTGCAGAACCTGCCCCGGCACTGGTTTGTTTCTGGAGAGGTGGGTTTGCGAAAGCCAGACCCTGCCCTCTTTAAGCTCGCCGTCCACACTGTGGGGTGTACGCCCTCTGAAGCTGTGATGGTGGGAGACCTGTGGGACAAAGATGTGGAGGGGGCCAGAAATGCAGGTTTGAGGCCGGTCTGGATCAACCGCTTCCAACTGGAGGCTCCAGATGCGGACATCCCGCAGCTCAGCAGCTATGAGCCTGTGGAACTGGCCTTGCGAATCATCTTGAAGGCATGA
- a CDS encoding DMT family transporter — translation MDPLSLTAILVTILFWASSFAGIKAGLDHFTPEHLTVYRFLVASAVLLVYAAVARIPFPEWKDVPRIFGVSILGITIYHYALNFGELTVPAGVASLIIAAGPVFTALMATFWLGERLNWLGWLGIAVSISGVTLIVLGKEADLSFTQGALLILLSAFVTSLYFVLQKPLLKKYPSRQFTVWSLVFGTVPMLVSLPGLPEEIRAAPASANWAVIYIGIFPAALAYLTWTFALSRVPANITTSFLYVSPVLAILISYFWVHEVPSHISIIGGGIALVGVIIVNTLGKPRAQGTGPRAKQA, via the coding sequence ATGGACCCCCTCAGCCTGACTGCCATTCTGGTGACCATTCTCTTCTGGGCTTCTTCTTTTGCTGGAATCAAGGCAGGGCTGGATCACTTCACCCCCGAGCACCTCACCGTCTACCGTTTTCTGGTGGCGAGTGCAGTGCTGCTGGTTTACGCAGCAGTGGCGCGGATTCCTTTCCCGGAGTGGAAAGACGTGCCCAGGATTTTCGGGGTGTCGATTCTGGGGATCACCATCTACCATTACGCCCTGAATTTTGGAGAGCTCACGGTTCCGGCAGGTGTGGCAAGCCTGATCATTGCTGCCGGTCCCGTGTTCACGGCCCTGATGGCCACCTTCTGGCTGGGGGAACGTCTGAACTGGCTGGGATGGCTTGGGATTGCAGTGAGCATTTCAGGGGTCACCCTGATTGTGCTGGGAAAAGAAGCAGACCTGAGCTTCACCCAGGGGGCCTTGTTGATCCTGCTGTCAGCTTTTGTGACCTCGCTGTACTTCGTGCTGCAAAAACCGCTGCTGAAAAAATACCCTTCCAGGCAGTTCACGGTGTGGTCTCTGGTGTTCGGGACGGTTCCGATGCTGGTCTCCTTGCCCGGCCTGCCAGAAGAAATCCGGGCTGCTCCTGCCAGTGCCAACTGGGCTGTGATCTACATCGGGATTTTCCCTGCAGCCCTCGCCTACCTGACCTGGACCTTTGCCTTGAGCCGCGTGCCTGCCAACATCACCACCAGCTTTCTGTACGTGTCTCCGGTCCTCGCCATCCTGATCTCGTATTTCTGGGTGCATGAGGTGCCCAGTCACATCTCCATCATCGGGGGTGGGATTGCACTGGTTGGGGTGATCATTGTGAACACGCTGGGGAAGCCGAGGGCACAGGGCACAGGGCCGAGAGCAAAACAGGCTTGA
- a CDS encoding LacI family DNA-binding transcriptional regulator produces the protein MKITIDEIARVSGVSKGTVSRVINGKTTVAAATREKVLEVMNRLGFVPDPAARELSMRSKYTIGISIGQGDSRISPYFALIWRALTRETQELGIQFIELEEDLSSYVRLPNAVLLFSAQHTHKRLDYLQTQHIPAVVIGHEPGNFFVVPDDLEGGKLAAEHLISLGHREFAFLGTQVPSQAADDRRQGFCEALKGTGLHLQPEHDLEGHFNTLDAYRAVRRAWEAGHHFTALFAASDEMAIGAIGALQDLGVNVPRDVSVIGFDGFPFPNQNLTTIAQDISRIAHAAVQLALSGIEGEDPQGVYVPVQLQIGTTTAPPPDSTV, from the coding sequence ATGAAAATCACCATTGACGAAATCGCGCGCGTGTCCGGTGTCTCCAAAGGCACCGTCAGCCGGGTCATCAACGGAAAAACCACCGTCGCCGCAGCCACACGGGAAAAAGTGCTGGAGGTCATGAACCGCCTGGGCTTTGTCCCCGATCCCGCAGCCCGTGAGCTGAGCATGCGCTCCAAGTACACCATCGGCATTTCCATCGGACAGGGAGACAGCCGCATCAGCCCGTATTTTGCCCTGATCTGGCGGGCCCTGACCCGCGAAACCCAGGAACTCGGCATCCAGTTCATTGAACTTGAAGAAGACCTCTCCAGTTATGTGCGCCTCCCCAATGCGGTGCTGCTTTTCAGTGCCCAGCACACCCACAAACGCCTCGATTACCTGCAAACCCAGCACATTCCTGCTGTGGTGATTGGGCATGAACCCGGAAACTTCTTTGTGGTCCCGGATGACCTTGAAGGGGGCAAACTCGCCGCAGAACACCTGATTTCACTGGGCCACCGTGAATTCGCCTTTCTGGGCACCCAGGTTCCCAGCCAGGCCGCAGATGACCGCCGCCAGGGTTTCTGTGAAGCCCTGAAAGGTACAGGCCTGCACCTTCAGCCAGAGCACGACCTCGAAGGCCATTTCAACACCCTGGACGCCTACCGGGCTGTTCGCAGGGCCTGGGAAGCAGGACACCATTTCACCGCCCTCTTCGCAGCCAGTGACGAAATGGCCATCGGAGCGATTGGAGCACTGCAGGACCTCGGGGTCAACGTTCCCCGGGATGTGTCTGTGATCGGCTTTGACGGTTTTCCCTTCCCGAACCAGAACCTCACCACCATTGCACAGGACATTTCCCGCATCGCCCACGCCGCCGTGCAGCTTGCCCTGTCCGGCATTGAGGGGGAGGACCCCCAGGGGGTGTACGTCCCGGTGCAACTCCAGATCGGGACCACCACCGCACCCCCACCCGATTCAACCGTTTGA
- a CDS encoding metallophosphoesterase yields MYDIIGDIHGCYAELQRLLKQLGYSARFRHPDDRQIIFVGDIADRGPQVVESYQLVMRLVREGVAQCVMGNHDLRILNHLSGQKKVDSPNTRQSIQQIEATSKAFQADLLSFLNGLPSQLMLDHGRLVVAHAGLPAEFHGVNTPIARDLAIHGERVMHNGKLTRVDWTKDYHGLSLVVYGHTPVRKVRWVNNTANIDTGCVFGGKLTALLYPERTTVSVPASRIYNIKSGVWDQFGI; encoded by the coding sequence ATGTACGACATCATCGGTGACATTCACGGGTGTTACGCAGAACTGCAACGCCTGCTCAAACAACTCGGGTACTCTGCCCGCTTCCGGCACCCTGACGACCGGCAAATCATCTTTGTGGGAGACATCGCCGACCGGGGACCGCAGGTGGTGGAGTCCTACCAGCTGGTCATGCGCCTCGTGAGGGAAGGGGTCGCCCAGTGCGTGATGGGAAACCATGATTTGCGCATCCTCAACCACCTTTCCGGGCAGAAGAAGGTGGATTCCCCGAACACCCGGCAGTCCATCCAGCAGATCGAAGCCACCTCCAAAGCCTTCCAGGCCGACCTGCTCAGCTTTCTGAATGGCCTTCCATCCCAGCTCATGCTCGACCATGGCCGTCTGGTGGTGGCCCACGCAGGACTCCCCGCAGAATTTCACGGGGTGAACACCCCCATTGCCCGAGACCTTGCCATTCACGGAGAACGGGTGATGCACAACGGCAAACTCACCCGGGTGGACTGGACCAAGGATTACCATGGCCTGTCCCTGGTGGTCTACGGCCACACCCCGGTCCGCAAGGTGCGCTGGGTGAACAACACCGCGAACATCGACACCGGATGCGTCTTCGGAGGCAAACTCACTGCCCTGCTCTACCCCGAGCGCACCACCGTCAGCGTGCCCGCCTCCAGAATTTACAACATCAAATCTGGTGTGTGGGACCAATTTGGGATCTGA
- a CDS encoding ABC transporter substrate-binding protein → MKHAALLTLLLTGVAAAKPLTIGLGYIPNVQFTPFYAADAMGHYKSEGFEVEFKHGFVSELMPLLLQGKIDAVVGDAEDAIFAQAQGAKVKYVLAMYQKLPVTIFSLSSKDIVKASDLKGKTLGIPGAFGASYIALQALLAKNKIKETDLQIAPIGFTQLEAVKAGRVDAALGFINNEPLILRQQNTKVNTLDLTSAYPMVGNGVIVSDRLLKDRVTLQKILRATQKGLAYTVSNPQKAFEVGKKYFGSAGGDISVLNASINLMRSSYTNKTALGYSDPSSWAKAVNVLKNLGKVPATAKASDFYSNAYLTKGIR, encoded by the coding sequence ATGAAACATGCCGCGCTCTTAACATTGCTGCTGACCGGTGTGGCAGCTGCCAAACCCCTGACCATCGGTCTGGGTTACATCCCCAACGTGCAATTCACCCCTTTTTATGCTGCTGATGCCATGGGTCACTACAAGTCAGAGGGCTTTGAAGTGGAATTCAAACACGGTTTTGTCTCTGAACTGATGCCCCTCCTGCTGCAGGGAAAAATTGACGCCGTGGTGGGCGATGCTGAAGACGCCATCTTCGCACAGGCCCAGGGTGCGAAGGTGAAATACGTGCTGGCCATGTACCAGAAGCTTCCCGTCACCATCTTCAGCCTTTCGAGCAAGGACATCGTGAAGGCCAGTGACCTGAAAGGCAAAACGCTGGGCATTCCTGGAGCTTTCGGAGCATCCTACATTGCCCTGCAGGCCCTGCTGGCCAAGAACAAGATCAAGGAAACCGACCTGCAGATTGCCCCCATCGGCTTCACCCAGCTTGAGGCCGTGAAAGCCGGGCGGGTGGACGCTGCACTCGGCTTCATCAACAATGAGCCCCTGATCCTGAGGCAGCAGAACACCAAGGTGAACACCCTGGACCTCACCAGTGCTTACCCGATGGTGGGAAACGGCGTGATCGTGTCTGACCGTCTGCTGAAAGACCGCGTGACCCTGCAGAAAATCCTCAGGGCCACCCAGAAGGGTCTGGCCTACACCGTGAGCAACCCCCAGAAAGCTTTTGAGGTCGGCAAGAAGTACTTCGGCAGCGCAGGAGGAGACATCAGCGTCCTGAACGCCTCCATCAACCTGATGCGCAGCAGTTACACCAACAAAACCGCGCTGGGCTACAGCGACCCCAGTTCCTGGGCAAAAGCCGTGAATGTCCTGAAAAACCTGGGCAAAGTGCCTGCCACTGCAAAGGCCAGTGATTTCTACAGCAATGCGTACCTGACGAAGGGGATCAGGTAA
- a CDS encoding ABC transporter permease subunit: MNKAIELKDIAIELNGRDVLRNVDLTVESGEFIAIIGASGGGKSTLLRVIAGLLKPKQGTVKVCSQPAFVFQNYRLLPWRTVLKNVNLPREVQRKGMEPREALKQVGMDQYHDLYPAELSGGMQARVAVARALAQDSEIILMDEPFAALDALVRERFNAELRRLHRKDRRTILFVTHSIREAVYLADRVVVVKNGGIADIIDTRLEGRVSAYTDGIEAQLRELLGEGNSTLLSNTPPSRKMRVEGWLALLALLVFLLIWHLLSFTQNAFSLPSPLKVLVELQTAWGELYSQMLLTLRTTLMGIACGMVMGIILGYPLGRFPMLERIFSPFLVASQSTPIIAIAPLLIIWLGFGTAPAVVAATLTAFYPVMIATMTGVREVENNYHEYFDTLKASFWQRLWLLEAPGALPVLLGGLKLTASLALIGAVVWEFVSNAPGLGAAINQARAYYNTPRMFAAILLLTTLGAGLYLVVTLLERAVLKYRRRSK, translated from the coding sequence ATGAACAAGGCCATTGAGCTGAAAGACATTGCCATCGAACTCAATGGCCGGGATGTGCTGAGAAACGTCGATCTGACGGTAGAATCTGGTGAATTCATTGCCATCATCGGGGCAAGTGGTGGGGGGAAAAGCACCCTCCTCAGGGTGATTGCTGGACTGCTGAAGCCCAAACAGGGGACTGTGAAGGTCTGCTCCCAGCCCGCTTTTGTGTTCCAGAATTATCGCCTGCTGCCGTGGCGAACCGTGCTGAAAAACGTCAACCTGCCCCGTGAGGTGCAGCGCAAAGGGATGGAGCCCCGGGAGGCCCTCAAGCAGGTGGGGATGGACCAGTACCACGACCTGTACCCTGCAGAACTTTCTGGAGGAATGCAGGCCCGGGTGGCAGTGGCCCGTGCCCTGGCGCAGGACAGTGAGATCATCCTGATGGATGAGCCTTTTGCTGCGCTGGATGCCCTGGTGCGCGAGAGGTTCAATGCGGAATTGAGGCGGCTTCACCGCAAGGACCGCCGCACCATCCTGTTCGTGACCCACTCGATCCGTGAGGCGGTGTATCTGGCCGACCGGGTGGTGGTGGTGAAAAATGGGGGGATTGCCGACATCATCGACACAAGACTGGAAGGCCGGGTCAGTGCCTACACAGACGGAATTGAAGCGCAACTCAGGGAGCTTCTGGGAGAGGGGAACTCCACCCTGCTCAGCAACACCCCTCCCTCCAGAAAAATGCGTGTTGAGGGATGGCTGGCCCTCCTGGCCCTGCTGGTTTTTCTGCTGATCTGGCACCTCCTGAGCTTCACCCAGAATGCTTTTTCACTGCCCAGTCCACTGAAAGTGCTGGTCGAATTGCAGACGGCCTGGGGAGAACTGTACAGCCAGATGCTCCTGACTTTGCGCACCACCCTGATGGGCATTGCCTGCGGCATGGTGATGGGCATCATCCTGGGATATCCGCTGGGCCGTTTCCCGATGCTGGAACGCATCTTCTCCCCTTTTCTGGTGGCAAGCCAGAGCACCCCGATCATTGCCATTGCCCCCTTGCTCATCATCTGGCTTGGTTTCGGGACGGCCCCTGCTGTGGTTGCAGCGACGCTCACGGCATTTTATCCGGTGATGATTGCCACCATGACCGGGGTGCGTGAAGTCGAAAACAACTACCACGAGTACTTTGACACCCTGAAAGCCTCGTTCTGGCAGAGGTTGTGGTTGCTGGAAGCTCCGGGTGCCCTTCCTGTGCTGCTTGGGGGCCTGAAACTGACAGCAAGCCTTGCCCTGATTGGTGCAGTGGTGTGGGAGTTTGTCAGCAACGCTCCTGGCCTGGGTGCGGCCATCAACCAGGCGAGGGCCTATTACAACACCCCACGCATGTTCGCAGCGATTCTGCTCCTCACCACCCTGGGAGCCGGACTTTATCTGGTGGTGACCCTGCTGGAGAGGGCCGTTTTGAAATACCGCAGGCGCAGCAAATGA
- a CDS encoding GNAT family N-acetyltransferase, with product MPDLASLDLPTEIHTPRLLLRIPSMQDVEPFQNLMALSHEHLQRWMAWACTLPEIQVTRERMEQSIQFFHDRKEHLRFMIVRRSDAALMGTSIFNFLDWDTPKAEIGYWLGKDFTGQGYMREAVQAMLEYGFNEMKLHRIEICTDEENLASRRIPEKLGFTLEAVLREERRHHLHPEKYINFCIYGLLEREYRGQIPNWSHTPDLML from the coding sequence ATGCCCGATCTTGCCTCCCTTGACCTGCCCACAGAAATCCACACCCCGCGTCTGCTGTTGCGCATTCCCAGCATGCAGGATGTGGAGCCCTTCCAGAACCTGATGGCCCTTTCCCACGAGCACCTGCAACGCTGGATGGCCTGGGCCTGCACCCTCCCAGAAATCCAGGTCACCCGTGAGCGCATGGAACAGAGCATCCAGTTTTTTCATGACCGCAAGGAACACCTGCGTTTCATGATTGTGCGCCGCAGTGACGCTGCCCTGATGGGCACATCCATCTTCAATTTTCTGGACTGGGACACCCCCAAGGCAGAAATCGGTTACTGGCTGGGCAAAGACTTCACCGGACAGGGTTACATGCGTGAGGCCGTGCAGGCCATGCTGGAGTATGGTTTCAACGAGATGAAACTCCACCGCATCGAAATCTGCACCGACGAGGAAAATCTGGCTTCCAGACGCATCCCTGAGAAACTTGGCTTCACCCTGGAAGCCGTCTTGCGAGAAGAACGCAGACACCACCTGCACCCCGAGAAATACATCAATTTCTGCATTTACGGGCTTCTGGAGAGAGAATATCGGGGTCAGATCCCAAATTGGTCCCACACACCAGATTTGATGTTGTAA
- a CDS encoding HAD family hydrolase, producing MAPLLIFDCDGVLVDSEILSNRAGVELLGELGLEISLEDHIDRFVGRSAADVEKELTDLLGRPLPENYSQLKIQRTAEIFEQELQAINGIHEALENLPGPKCVASGSHLTRIQQSLRLTRLTPYFEHIFSIDQVKRGKPAPDLFLLAAETLGYAPSDCLVIEDSITGVQAARAANMRVLGFTGGSHCNRTHAQNLLDAGAERVFEDMRGLPGLV from the coding sequence ATGGCTCCTTTACTGATCTTTGACTGCGATGGCGTGCTGGTGGACAGTGAGATCCTCTCCAACCGGGCAGGTGTGGAACTGCTGGGTGAACTCGGTTTAGAGATCAGTCTGGAAGACCACATCGACCGCTTTGTGGGCAGAAGTGCCGCCGATGTGGAAAAAGAACTCACCGACCTGCTGGGCCGCCCCCTCCCCGAAAATTACTCCCAGCTGAAAATCCAGCGCACCGCCGAAATCTTCGAACAGGAACTGCAGGCCATCAATGGCATCCATGAGGCCCTGGAGAACCTGCCCGGTCCAAAATGCGTGGCCTCTGGAAGCCACCTGACCCGCATCCAGCAATCTCTGCGCCTCACCAGACTCACCCCCTACTTTGAGCACATCTTCAGCATCGATCAGGTGAAAAGAGGCAAACCCGCCCCCGACCTCTTTCTGCTGGCTGCGGAAACCCTGGGTTATGCCCCCTCAGACTGCCTCGTGATCGAAGACAGCATCACAGGAGTGCAGGCCGCCCGCGCCGCCAACATGCGGGTGCTTGGGTTCACGGGAGGAAGCCATTGCAACCGCACACACGCCCAGAACCTGCTGGATGCAGGTGCAGAGCGGGTGTTTGAGGACATGCGGGGGTTGCCGGGGCTGGTGTGA
- the truA gene encoding tRNA pseudouridine(38-40) synthase TruA, translating into MADYAPPPDHQRLYLEIQYLGTHFQGWQMQAKGERTVQAELHTALSRFAEAHVPVACGRTDTGVHAENMPVHVDVKNLRVPISKLKRALNAHLPEDLSVLKAEEARTGFHARFSCKWRAYRYDLLLCEERRPLYETRALRVPYVLNLKQMEEAAALLIGEHDFRAFATQEERQTRRIIYGCHLEHSGVHLSVHIRGESFLRHQIRAIIGTLLLIGSGRQTLSEFEVLLQGKNRAEAGPNVKPHGLHFLGAGY; encoded by the coding sequence ATGGCAGACTACGCCCCTCCACCTGACCACCAGCGGCTGTACCTGGAAATCCAGTACCTTGGGACCCATTTTCAGGGCTGGCAGATGCAGGCAAAAGGCGAACGCACCGTGCAGGCCGAGCTTCACACAGCCCTTTCGCGCTTTGCCGAAGCCCATGTCCCTGTGGCCTGTGGCCGCACCGACACCGGGGTGCATGCCGAAAACATGCCTGTGCATGTGGATGTGAAAAACCTCAGGGTGCCCATCTCAAAACTGAAGCGTGCTCTGAACGCTCACCTTCCCGAGGACCTGAGCGTTTTGAAAGCAGAAGAGGCCAGAACGGGTTTTCACGCCCGTTTCAGCTGCAAATGGCGTGCCTACCGCTATGACCTGTTGCTCTGTGAAGAAAGGCGTCCCCTCTATGAGACCCGTGCGCTGAGGGTGCCTTATGTTTTAAACTTAAAGCAGATGGAAGAGGCTGCTGCACTGCTGATCGGAGAACACGATTTCAGGGCTTTTGCCACCCAGGAAGAGCGCCAGACCCGACGCATCATCTACGGCTGTCATCTGGAGCACTCCGGTGTCCATCTGTCCGTGCACATCCGTGGCGAGAGCTTTCTGCGCCACCAGATCCGCGCCATCATCGGGACCCTGCTGCTGATTGGCAGTGGCAGACAGACCCTCAGTGAATTCGAAGTCCTGCTGCAAGGCAAAAACCGTGCCGAGGCAGGCCCCAATGTCAAACCCCACGGCCTGCACTTTCTGGGTGCAGGTTACTGA
- the ilvA gene encoding threonine ammonia-lyase, biosynthetic, with product MNLEYVQRILGSRVYDVARETALDFARGLSDRLGNTIYFKREDTQPVHSFKLRGAYNKMATLSEEERARGVICASAGNHAQGVAFSAQKMGVRAVIVMPATTPDIKVQAVRGYGAEVVLHGDSYSDAEAHAYQLQAEHGLTFVHPYDDPYVIAGQGTIGLEILQQCRAQKYTVFVPIGGGGLAAGIAVLLKSVNPDIKIVAVEPEDSDAMTRSVEAGERVTLSQVGIFVDGVAVKRVGEHTFNLVRQYVDEYVRVSTDEVCAAIKDIFDDTRAVQEPAGALATAGLTRYVREKGIQGETLVALTCGANINFNRLRHVAERANVGEQKEAIIAVTIPERPGAFKGFIRALGKRNITEFNYRYAPTAEAHIFVGVQMEQPRDKQQIIEDLRALDYAVTDLSQDELAAVHVRHMVGGRAPEAENERIYSFVFPERPGALSDFLEAMQATWNISLFHYRNHGSSHGRVLCGIQVPDGDLDAFQTFLDRLGYEYQCQENNPAYKLFLR from the coding sequence ATGAACCTGGAGTACGTACAGAGAATCCTCGGAAGCCGCGTCTATGACGTGGCCAGAGAGACCGCGCTTGACTTCGCCCGTGGCCTGTCAGACCGGCTCGGGAACACCATCTACTTCAAGCGTGAAGACACCCAGCCTGTGCATTCCTTCAAGCTCAGGGGCGCTTACAACAAGATGGCCACGCTCAGTGAAGAGGAACGGGCCAGAGGGGTGATTTGCGCCTCTGCGGGAAATCATGCGCAGGGGGTGGCGTTCAGTGCCCAGAAGATGGGTGTCCGGGCGGTCATCGTGATGCCTGCCACCACCCCGGACATCAAGGTGCAGGCTGTGCGAGGGTATGGCGCAGAAGTGGTGCTGCATGGAGACAGTTACAGCGATGCTGAAGCCCATGCCTACCAGCTTCAGGCCGAGCATGGCCTGACTTTTGTTCACCCTTACGATGACCCTTATGTCATTGCCGGACAGGGGACCATCGGTCTGGAAATCCTGCAGCAGTGCCGTGCCCAGAAATACACGGTCTTTGTGCCCATCGGTGGGGGCGGTCTGGCTGCCGGGATTGCGGTGCTGCTCAAAAGTGTCAACCCGGACATCAAAATTGTTGCCGTGGAACCGGAAGATTCCGATGCCATGACCCGCAGTGTGGAAGCTGGAGAGCGGGTCACCCTCTCCCAGGTCGGAATTTTTGTGGATGGGGTCGCAGTGAAGCGCGTCGGGGAACACACCTTCAATCTGGTGCGCCAGTATGTGGACGAGTACGTGCGGGTCTCCACCGACGAGGTGTGCGCGGCCATCAAGGACATCTTTGATGACACCCGCGCCGTGCAGGAACCTGCAGGTGCTCTTGCCACGGCAGGCCTGACCCGTTACGTGCGGGAAAAAGGCATTCAGGGGGAGACCCTGGTGGCCCTCACCTGTGGTGCGAACATCAACTTCAACCGCCTGCGCCATGTGGCAGAACGGGCCAATGTCGGTGAGCAGAAAGAAGCCATCATCGCCGTCACCATTCCCGAGCGTCCCGGGGCTTTCAAAGGGTTCATTCGTGCACTTGGGAAACGCAACATCACCGAGTTCAATTACCGCTATGCGCCCACTGCAGAAGCCCACATTTTTGTGGGGGTGCAGATGGAGCAGCCCAGAGACAAGCAGCAGATCATCGAGGACCTGCGTGCCCTCGATTATGCGGTCACGGATCTCAGTCAGGATGAACTGGCCGCTGTCCATGTGCGACACATGGTGGGAGGGCGGGCTCCAGAGGCAGAAAACGAGCGCATCTACAGCTTCGTTTTTCCTGAGCGGCCTGGTGCCCTGTCGGATTTTCTGGAGGCCATGCAGGCCACCTGGAACATCAGCCTGTTCCACTACCGCAACCACGGCAGTTCCCACGGACGGGTCCTGTGTGGCATTCAGGTGCCCGATGGAGACCTGGACGCCTTCCAGACCTTCCTGGATCGCCTGGGTTACGAGTACCAGTGCCAGGAGAACAACCCGGCCTACAAACTGTTTCTCAGGTAA